One stretch of Streptomyces sp. 135 DNA includes these proteins:
- a CDS encoding HAMP domain-containing protein: MAEVAVEKERSVPRSRASRGSGGVGEPELRQLLAGLTAVRDGDFGTRLPDEGDGLIGEIAAVFNGMVDQLSLFTSEVTRVAREVGTEGTLGGQAVVPGVSGTWADLTDNVNAMAGNLTTQVRDIAQVATAVAKGDLSQKIDVDARGEILELKDTVNTMVDQLSAFAAEVTRVAREVGSEGQLGGQAQVPGVGGVWRDLTDSVNLMAGNLTDQVRNIAQVTTAVAKGDLSQKITVNARGEILQLKETINTMVDQLSSFADEVTRMARDVGTEGILGGQADVKGVSGTWRDLTDSVNSMAGNLTDQVRSIAQVATAVAGGDLSQKITVNARGEILQLKETINTMVDQLSAFADEVTRVAREVGTEGNLGGQATVRGVSGTWKDLTDNVNVMASNLTGQVRSIAQVATAVARGDLSQKITVEAKGEVAALAGGINTMVDTLSAFADEVTRVAREVGTEGQLGGQARVPNVAGTWKDLTDNVNSMANNLTNQVRNIALVTTAVANGDLSKKIDVDARGEILELKTTINTMVDQLSAFAAEVTRVAREVGSEGRLGGQAEVEGVSGTWKRLTENVNELAGNLTRQVRAIAEVASAVAEGDLTRSITVDASGEVAELKDNINTMVESLRETTRANQEQDWLKSNLARISGLMQGHRDLAVVAELVMDELAPLVAAQYGAFYLVEETDGSTGLTLVGSYGRPVDSVGRRRFQLGESLVGQAARSRRPIAVNRIPADYVSISSGLGQAAPGSLMVVPILVEDQVLGVIELASFEQFTPVHRDFLEQLMETLGVNVNTIVANARTDELLEESQRLTAELQARSTELQVQQDELQRSNAELEEKAALLATQNRDIETKNLEIEQARQELEARAQQLSLTSKYKSEFLANMSHELRTPLNSLLILAQLLAQNPTRNLTAKQVEYAGIIHSAGSDLLQLINDILDLSKVEAGKMDINPEPVPLRKLLDYVEATFRPMTTQKHLEFTISTAPDVPSELRTDDSRLRQVLRNLLSNAVKFTERGSVELRIERAGDSEVPASVRRGEAMLAFRVKDTGIGIAEHQLEAIFGAFQQADGTTSRKYGGTGLGLSISREIAHLLGGVVVAASTQGQGSTFTLYLPVSRAEWETGAVAPQVTRATPIRAAGDGAGIAAAPAPQRKRRLLVVEGRARGLLSLVAESAVADLSGGREPSVKPAEADFEVITAVGAVEAAESLAAGACHCVVLELDMPKDEAFAFLDAMDGDTAVTSVPVLAHNSRRLDPEHEQRLQSRSHTRPLELISSLDELRERIALHLSAEQPGDVVPLARGEEVGEQPPPAAGGSLSGRVVLVVDDDARNLYAISGILELHGIEVLHAENGRKGIETLRANPEIDLVLMDVMMPEMDGYAATTEIRQDPAYATLPIIAVTAKAMPGDREKSLASGASDYVTKPVDAGDLIACIGRWLSEESTVR; this comes from the coding sequence ATGGCTGAGGTGGCGGTCGAGAAGGAGCGCTCGGTGCCACGATCGCGGGCCTCTCGTGGGAGCGGCGGGGTGGGCGAGCCGGAGCTGCGGCAGTTGCTCGCGGGGCTGACGGCCGTACGGGACGGCGATTTCGGTACGCGGCTGCCGGACGAGGGCGACGGGCTGATCGGGGAGATCGCCGCCGTCTTCAACGGCATGGTCGATCAGCTGTCGCTGTTCACGTCCGAGGTGACGCGCGTGGCGCGCGAGGTCGGCACGGAGGGAACGCTGGGCGGGCAGGCCGTCGTACCCGGTGTCTCCGGGACCTGGGCGGACCTGACCGACAACGTGAACGCCATGGCGGGCAACCTGACGACCCAGGTCCGCGACATCGCCCAGGTGGCGACCGCCGTGGCCAAGGGCGACCTGTCGCAGAAGATCGACGTGGACGCGCGCGGCGAGATCCTGGAGCTGAAGGACACCGTCAACACGATGGTCGACCAGCTCTCCGCGTTCGCCGCCGAGGTGACCCGCGTCGCCCGCGAGGTCGGCAGCGAAGGGCAGCTGGGCGGGCAGGCCCAGGTGCCGGGCGTCGGCGGTGTCTGGCGGGACCTGACCGACTCGGTGAACCTGATGGCCGGCAACCTCACCGACCAGGTCCGCAACATCGCCCAGGTCACGACCGCCGTGGCCAAGGGCGACCTGTCGCAGAAGATCACGGTCAACGCGCGCGGCGAGATCCTCCAGCTGAAGGAGACCATCAACACGATGGTCGACCAGCTCTCGTCGTTCGCCGACGAGGTCACCCGCATGGCGCGGGACGTGGGCACCGAGGGCATCCTGGGCGGCCAGGCCGACGTCAAGGGCGTCTCGGGTACCTGGCGGGACCTGACCGACTCGGTGAACAGCATGGCGGGCAACCTCACGGACCAGGTGCGCTCGATCGCCCAGGTGGCCACCGCGGTGGCCGGGGGAGACCTGTCGCAGAAGATCACGGTCAACGCGCGCGGCGAGATCCTCCAGCTGAAGGAGACCATCAACACGATGGTCGACCAGCTCTCCGCGTTCGCCGACGAGGTGACCCGCGTCGCCCGTGAGGTCGGCACCGAGGGCAATCTCGGCGGCCAGGCGACGGTCCGCGGTGTCTCCGGCACGTGGAAGGACCTCACCGACAACGTGAACGTCATGGCCTCCAACCTGACGGGCCAGGTGCGCTCCATCGCCCAGGTCGCCACCGCGGTGGCGCGCGGTGACCTCTCGCAGAAGATCACCGTGGAGGCCAAGGGCGAGGTCGCCGCGCTCGCCGGCGGGATCAACACGATGGTCGACACGCTCTCGGCCTTCGCCGACGAGGTGACGCGCGTGGCGCGCGAGGTCGGCACCGAGGGCCAGCTCGGTGGTCAGGCCCGCGTCCCGAACGTGGCGGGCACGTGGAAGGACCTCACCGACAACGTCAACTCGATGGCCAACAACCTGACCAACCAGGTGCGCAACATTGCCCTGGTCACCACCGCGGTGGCCAACGGCGACCTGTCCAAGAAGATCGACGTCGACGCCCGTGGGGAGATCCTGGAGCTGAAGACGACCATCAACACGATGGTCGACCAGCTCTCCGCGTTCGCCGCCGAGGTGACGCGCGTGGCGCGCGAGGTCGGCAGTGAGGGCAGACTGGGCGGCCAGGCCGAGGTCGAGGGAGTGTCGGGCACCTGGAAGCGCCTGACCGAGAACGTCAACGAACTGGCCGGCAACCTCACCCGGCAGGTCCGCGCCATCGCCGAGGTGGCGAGCGCGGTGGCCGAGGGCGACCTGACCCGCTCCATCACCGTCGACGCCTCCGGCGAGGTCGCCGAACTCAAGGACAACATCAACACCATGGTCGAGTCGCTGCGCGAGACGACCAGGGCCAACCAGGAACAGGACTGGCTCAAGTCCAACCTCGCCCGCATCTCCGGCCTCATGCAGGGCCACCGGGACCTCGCCGTGGTCGCGGAGCTGGTCATGGACGAGCTGGCTCCCCTCGTCGCGGCGCAGTACGGAGCCTTCTACCTCGTCGAGGAGACGGACGGGTCCACCGGACTCACCCTCGTCGGGTCCTACGGCCGCCCCGTCGACAGCGTCGGCCGCAGACGCTTCCAGCTCGGGGAGTCCCTGGTGGGCCAGGCGGCGCGCAGCCGCCGGCCCATCGCCGTCAACCGGATCCCGGCGGACTACGTCAGCATCTCGTCCGGGCTCGGGCAGGCCGCGCCGGGCAGCTTGATGGTCGTACCGATCCTCGTCGAGGACCAGGTCCTCGGTGTCATCGAACTGGCGTCGTTCGAGCAGTTCACCCCGGTGCACCGGGACTTCCTGGAGCAGCTGATGGAGACGCTCGGGGTGAACGTCAACACCATCGTCGCCAACGCGCGCACCGACGAGCTGCTGGAGGAGTCCCAGCGGCTGACCGCCGAACTCCAGGCCCGCTCCACGGAGTTGCAGGTCCAGCAGGACGAGCTCCAGCGCTCCAACGCCGAACTGGAGGAGAAGGCGGCCCTGCTGGCGACCCAGAACCGCGACATCGAGACGAAGAACCTGGAGATCGAGCAGGCCCGCCAGGAACTGGAGGCACGGGCCCAGCAGCTGTCCCTCACCTCCAAGTACAAGTCGGAGTTCCTGGCCAACATGAGCCACGAGCTGCGCACCCCGCTGAACAGCCTGCTCATCCTCGCCCAGCTCCTCGCGCAGAACCCGACGCGCAACCTCACCGCGAAGCAGGTCGAGTACGCGGGCATCATCCACTCGGCGGGTTCCGACCTGCTCCAGCTCATCAACGACATCCTCGACCTGTCCAAGGTCGAGGCGGGCAAGATGGACATCAACCCGGAGCCGGTGCCGCTGCGCAAGCTCCTGGACTACGTCGAGGCGACCTTCCGCCCGATGACCACCCAAAAGCACCTCGAATTCACCATCAGTACCGCGCCCGACGTGCCGTCCGAGCTGCGCACCGACGACTCCAGGCTGCGGCAGGTCCTGCGCAACCTCCTCTCCAACGCGGTCAAGTTCACCGAGCGCGGCAGCGTCGAGCTGCGCATCGAGCGGGCCGGGGACAGCGAGGTGCCGGCGTCCGTGCGACGCGGCGAGGCGATGCTGGCCTTCCGCGTGAAGGACACCGGCATCGGCATCGCCGAGCACCAGCTCGAAGCGATCTTCGGCGCGTTCCAGCAGGCCGACGGCACCACCAGCCGCAAGTACGGCGGCACGGGCCTCGGCCTGTCCATCAGCCGGGAGATCGCCCACCTGCTGGGCGGCGTGGTCGTCGCCGCGAGCACGCAGGGGCAGGGCAGTACGTTCACGCTCTACCTGCCCGTGAGCCGCGCCGAGTGGGAGACCGGGGCCGTCGCCCCGCAGGTCACGCGGGCCACACCCATCCGTGCGGCGGGTGACGGGGCCGGCATCGCCGCCGCCCCGGCGCCGCAGCGCAAGCGCCGGCTGCTCGTGGTCGAGGGGCGGGCGCGCGGCCTGCTGTCCCTGGTGGCGGAGAGCGCCGTCGCCGACCTGTCCGGGGGTCGGGAGCCTTCCGTGAAGCCGGCGGAGGCGGACTTCGAGGTCATCACCGCGGTCGGCGCGGTGGAGGCGGCCGAGAGCCTGGCCGCGGGGGCCTGCCACTGCGTCGTCCTGGAGCTGGACATGCCGAAGGACGAGGCGTTCGCGTTCCTCGACGCGATGGACGGCGACACCGCCGTGACGTCCGTACCGGTTCTCGCGCACAACAGCCGCCGCCTCGACCCGGAGCACGAGCAGCGGCTGCAGTCGCGCTCCCACACGCGCCCCCTGGAGCTGATCTCCAGTCTGGACGAGCTGCGTGAGCGCATCGCGCTGCACCTGTCCGCCGAGCAGCCCGGCGACGTGGTCCCGCTGGCGCGGGGCGAGGAGGTCGGCGAGCAGCCCCCGCCGGCCGCGGGCGGCAGCCTCTCCGGGCGTGTCGTGCTGGTCGTGGACGATGACGCCCGCAACCTGTACGCCATCAGCGGCATCCTGGAGCTGCACGGCATCGAGGTGCTGCACGCCGAGAACGGCCGCAAGGGCATCGAGACGCTCCGGGCCAACCCGGAGATCGACCTGGTCCTGATGGACGTGATGATGCCCGAGATGGACGGGTACGCGGCGACGACGGAGATCAGGCAGGACCCGGCCTACGCGACGCTGCCCATCATCGCCGTGACGGCGAAGGCCATGCCGGGCGACCGGGAGAAGAGCCTCGCCTCCGGGGCCAGCGACTACGTCACCAAGCCCGTCGACGCGGGCGACCTCATCGCCTGCATCGGGCGCTGGCTCAGTGAGGAGTCGACGGTCCGGTGA
- a CDS encoding LOG family protein — MQPTDEPTSTSRATGEDREIETLAEFDEVSGRGALAGCRVQAVDLTERTATLKAAHVAGAVFLGCPMSEDAAAKVRASGALVFPPVPGLPFNPYRGLLYTPDDLFAGLAGGGYDATPDAHAYDWFQRTKADGDVFSSMLRAIHDDSISDALDELLAGAGVVGVMGGHAMARGTQEYAGAARLGRALARAGFTVATGGGPGAMEAANLGAYAAVFADGMLEEALEILAKAPSFTPSVTEWARAAFAVRERWPSGGASVGIPTWFYGHEPPNAFASHLAKYFANATREDGLLARSNSGVVFLPGAAGTVQEVFDNTTPNYYESRGEPTPMVLVDRAHWTEHLPVWPLLQSLARGRSMESRIALVDRVEDAPAKLDSLLSAGGYAPEPAPSHTPGHTAGHSPGHTPSHP, encoded by the coding sequence ATGCAGCCGACCGACGAACCGACATCCACATCCCGTGCGACCGGCGAGGACCGTGAGATCGAGACCCTCGCCGAGTTCGACGAGGTCTCGGGACGCGGCGCTCTCGCCGGCTGCCGCGTCCAGGCCGTCGACCTGACGGAGCGCACCGCCACGCTCAAGGCCGCGCATGTCGCGGGTGCCGTCTTCCTGGGCTGCCCCATGAGCGAGGACGCGGCGGCGAAGGTGCGGGCCTCGGGCGCGCTGGTCTTCCCGCCGGTCCCCGGGCTGCCGTTCAACCCCTACCGGGGGCTGCTCTACACTCCCGACGACCTGTTCGCCGGCCTCGCCGGGGGCGGGTACGACGCGACGCCCGACGCCCACGCGTACGACTGGTTCCAGCGGACCAAGGCCGACGGCGACGTCTTCTCCTCGATGCTGCGCGCGATACACGACGACTCGATCTCCGACGCCCTGGACGAACTGCTCGCCGGCGCGGGGGTCGTGGGCGTCATGGGCGGCCACGCGATGGCACGCGGCACACAGGAGTACGCGGGCGCGGCCCGGCTCGGCCGCGCGCTGGCCCGCGCCGGCTTCACGGTCGCGACGGGCGGCGGCCCCGGCGCGATGGAGGCGGCGAACCTCGGGGCGTACGCCGCCGTCTTCGCCGACGGCATGCTGGAGGAGGCCCTGGAAATCCTCGCCAAGGCGCCGTCGTTCACGCCGTCGGTCACCGAGTGGGCGCGGGCGGCCTTCGCGGTCCGCGAGCGCTGGCCATCCGGCGGCGCCTCGGTCGGCATCCCCACGTGGTTCTACGGCCACGAGCCGCCGAACGCCTTCGCCTCCCACCTGGCCAAGTACTTCGCCAACGCCACGCGTGAGGACGGCCTGCTGGCCCGTTCGAACTCGGGCGTCGTCTTCCTGCCGGGCGCCGCGGGCACGGTCCAGGAGGTCTTCGACAACACCACGCCCAACTACTACGAGTCGCGCGGCGAGCCCACCCCGATGGTCCTGGTCGACCGCGCGCACTGGACGGAGCACCTCCCGGTCTGGCCCCTGCTCCAGTCGCTGGCGCGCGGCAGGTCCATGGAGTCACGGATCGCCCTGGTGGACCGGGTCGAGGACGCCCCCGCCAAGCTGGACTCCCTCCTCTCGGCCGGGGGGTACGCGCCGGAGCCCGCCCCCAGCCACACTCCGGGCCACACCGCCGGTCACTCCCCCGGTCACACCCCCAGTCACCCCTAG